A window of the Oscillospiraceae bacterium genome harbors these coding sequences:
- the uvrC gene encoding excinuclease ABC subunit UvrC — MIDEVKRRELRSRAMKLPLHPGVYLMHDKSGQIIYIGKAKALKNRVSQYFGSEKNHEEKVRQMVAHVDWFEYILTDSEFEALVLEASLIKQHQPKYNILLKDDKGYHYIKITNEAWPRMSQAKQVLDDGATYLGPYVSSWATKESVDEALKIFRLPDCTRRFPQDIGKRRPCLNFYIKQCCAPCLGKITQQQYRELVAEAVDFVQGGRASSVKQLEQKMKEASDSLQFERAARIRDRLLAIRRMAARQKVVAASVPEQDVIALAQGPAAACFQVFRFQEARLYDRESFPMGSVGSPENARHEFIERYYQIREHIPPRVTLDGPAESTDLLERWLTEKAGRAVHITVPQKGEQAQLVEMVRGNAAEQVAQTTGRTGRETSALDELGRLLGLPAPPTYIESYDISNLAGQDNVAGMVVFENGRPLKSAYRKFKIKTVEGQDDYASMNEVLTRRFQEYEVHKEENEGFGRLPDLILLDGGKGQVSAVEPVLRHFGLTIPLFGMVKDNSHRTRAITGGGGEIAINSHRAAFTLVSSIQDEVHRWAIGYHRQSRKKHAFASSLTRIEGIGDKRAKALLHHFGTITAIREATLEELAGAPDMTRPAAEKVYAFFQDEKKES, encoded by the coding sequence ATGATCGATGAAGTAAAGCGCCGGGAACTGCGTAGCCGGGCGATGAAGCTGCCTCTGCACCCCGGGGTCTATCTGATGCACGACAAAAGCGGCCAGATTATCTATATCGGCAAGGCAAAGGCGCTGAAAAACCGCGTAAGCCAATATTTTGGCAGCGAAAAGAATCACGAGGAAAAAGTGCGCCAGATGGTTGCCCATGTCGATTGGTTCGAGTATATTTTGACCGATAGCGAGTTTGAGGCACTGGTGCTGGAGGCAAGCTTGATTAAGCAGCACCAGCCAAAGTACAATATCCTGCTCAAGGACGACAAAGGCTATCATTATATAAAGATTACCAATGAAGCATGGCCGCGCATGTCGCAGGCAAAGCAGGTACTGGACGATGGCGCCACCTATCTTGGTCCGTATGTCAGCTCCTGGGCCACAAAAGAAAGTGTGGACGAGGCACTGAAAATCTTTCGTCTGCCGGACTGCACCCGCCGCTTTCCGCAGGATATCGGTAAGCGCCGCCCGTGTCTGAATTTCTATATCAAGCAGTGCTGCGCACCCTGCCTTGGCAAGATTACACAGCAGCAGTACCGCGAATTGGTTGCGGAAGCAGTCGATTTTGTACAAGGCGGCCGCGCTTCTTCAGTAAAGCAGCTGGAACAGAAAATGAAAGAGGCGAGCGACAGCTTGCAGTTTGAGCGCGCCGCGCGCATTCGTGACCGCCTGCTTGCGATTCGCCGTATGGCGGCGAGGCAGAAAGTGGTTGCGGCCTCTGTGCCAGAGCAGGACGTTATTGCCTTGGCGCAGGGCCCTGCAGCTGCCTGCTTTCAGGTGTTTCGTTTTCAGGAAGCCCGCCTTTACGACCGCGAAAGTTTCCCGATGGGTTCAGTTGGCAGCCCGGAGAATGCTCGGCACGAGTTTATCGAGCGCTACTATCAGATACGTGAACACATTCCGCCGCGGGTTACGCTTGACGGCCCTGCGGAAAGTACAGACCTGTTGGAACGCTGGCTGACAGAAAAGGCCGGCCGCGCTGTGCATATTACTGTGCCGCAAAAGGGCGAGCAGGCACAGCTGGTGGAAATGGTGCGCGGCAACGCTGCTGAGCAGGTAGCACAGACGACCGGCCGCACTGGCCGCGAGACCAGTGCACTGGATGAATTAGGGCGCCTGCTGGGCCTTCCTGCGCCGCCCACCTATATTGAGTCCTATGATATTTCTAACTTAGCCGGGCAGGACAACGTGGCCGGTATGGTCGTGTTTGAAAATGGCCGTCCGCTCAAGTCGGCGTACCGGAAATTTAAAATTAAAACGGTAGAGGGGCAGGACGACTACGCCTCTATGAATGAGGTGCTGACCCGCCGCTTTCAGGAATACGAAGTGCATAAAGAAGAAAACGAGGGCTTTGGCCGTCTGCCAGACCTGATTCTGCTAGATGGCGGCAAAGGACAGGTCAGCGCGGTAGAGCCGGTGCTGCGGCACTTCGGTTTGACAATTCCGCTTTTTGGCATGGTCAAAGACAACAGCCACCGCACCCGCGCGATTACTGGCGGCGGCGGTGAAATTGCAATCAATTCTCATCGGGCAGCTTTTACGCTGGTTTCTAGTATCCAAGATGAAGTGCACCGCTGGGCCATCGGCTACCACCGGCAAAGCAGGAAGAAGCATGCGTTTGCCTCTTCGCTTACCCGCATAGAGGGAATCGGCGACAAACGCGCAAAGGCACTTCTGCACCATTTCGGTACGATTACTGCGATTCGCGAGGCGACGCTTGAGGAGCTGGCAGGTGCGCCAGACATGACCCGCCCCGCTGCTGAGAAAGTTTACGCATTTTTCCAAGATGAGAAAAAAGAATCATAG
- a CDS encoding ATPase: MSEENTVSAEELIDELESLLEKGWHLPFARGKVVLQEAEVHQMLGELRDSIPREVRQACAIVADRSKILGDAKREAERTVQEAEERARVMTSQQTVLRQAQKIATEMVAVAQKQTRDMRRASGKYVDELMGRADESLTANLSELRNARQSIQEIAAHAGKTTHTGRAAHTKR, from the coding sequence ATGAGTGAAGAAAATACCGTGAGCGCAGAGGAATTGATTGATGAACTGGAAAGCCTGCTGGAAAAAGGCTGGCACCTGCCCTTTGCCCGAGGAAAAGTCGTTTTGCAGGAAGCAGAAGTGCACCAGATGCTTGGTGAACTGCGTGACTCTATTCCGCGAGAAGTGCGCCAGGCCTGCGCGATTGTTGCCGACCGTTCTAAAATCCTTGGAGATGCCAAAAGAGAGGCTGAAAGGACTGTGCAGGAAGCGGAAGAACGTGCTCGTGTGATGACCAGCCAGCAGACAGTGTTGCGGCAGGCGCAGAAAATAGCGACGGAGATGGTCGCTGTTGCACAAAAACAAACCCGTGACATGCGCCGGGCAAGCGGAAAATATGTGGACGAGCTGATGGGCAGGGCAGATGAGTCCCTGACAGCGAATCTTTCTGAACTGCGCAATGCGCGCCAGAGTATTCAGGAAATTGCGGCCCATGCAGGTAAAACAACGCATACGGGCAGAGCAGCGCATACCAAAAGATAA
- the rsmD gene encoding 16S rRNA (guanine(966)-N(2))-methyltransferase RsmD → MRVITGTARGRRLVTREGSETRPTPERVKEAIFSIIQFQVEGRRVLDAFAGSGQLGIEALSRGAAHAVFVDRSRESIEVIQKNLAATGLADRAEVHQADTLLYLQRRELPYDLCFLDPPYRTGLLQQALPLCAALMNPGGMILCEHPSDETMPQEAGGFVQCCQHHYGKIMVTTFTHKDVSV, encoded by the coding sequence ATGCGCGTAATTACCGGCACGGCCAGGGGCCGCCGTCTTGTTACCCGGGAGGGCTCCGAAACACGCCCCACTCCGGAGCGTGTAAAAGAGGCAATTTTCAGTATTATTCAGTTTCAGGTGGAGGGCCGCCGCGTATTGGATGCGTTCGCGGGCTCTGGTCAACTGGGTATAGAGGCACTCAGCCGCGGTGCAGCGCACGCTGTATTTGTAGACCGCAGCCGTGAGAGCATAGAAGTCATACAAAAAAACCTTGCCGCTACGGGCTTGGCAGACCGCGCAGAGGTGCATCAGGCAGATACCCTGCTGTATCTGCAGCGCAGAGAGCTGCCCTATGACCTTTGCTTTTTAGACCCGCCGTACCGCACTGGGTTGCTGCAGCAGGCGCTGCCTCTTTGTGCTGCGCTGATGAATCCGGGCGGCATGATTTTGTGCGAGCACCCGTCAGATGAAACAATGCCGCAGGAAGCCGGCGGCTTTGTACAGTGCTGCCAGCACCACTACGGCAAAATTATGGTTACTACATTCACGCATAAGGACGTGTCAGTATGA
- the coaD gene encoding pantetheine-phosphate adenylyltransferase, giving the protein MKNERIAICPGSFDPVTLGHLDIIHRSCKLFDKVIVAVLDNPMKHTAFTAEEREKMIRRCTTDLPQVEVDSFHGLLAEYARKKHAVAVVRGLRALSDFEYEFQMSLTNRNLNPNLETIFFNTQAENMFLSSSVVKQIAMFGGDISKCVPQCILPDILDRIYTGGNKDE; this is encoded by the coding sequence ATGAAAAATGAACGCATTGCAATTTGCCCGGGCAGCTTTGACCCGGTGACTCTGGGGCATTTGGATATTATTCACCGCTCCTGCAAGCTGTTTGATAAAGTGATTGTGGCAGTGCTCGACAACCCGATGAAGCATACCGCTTTTACAGCAGAGGAGCGCGAAAAAATGATTCGCCGCTGTACCACCGACCTGCCACAGGTAGAGGTAGACAGCTTTCACGGCCTGCTGGCCGAGTACGCCCGTAAAAAGCACGCAGTGGCGGTGGTGCGCGGTCTGCGTGCCCTGTCAGACTTTGAGTATGAGTTCCAGATGTCTTTGACAAACCGCAACTTAAACCCGAACTTGGAAACAATCTTTTTTAATACACAGGCGGAAAACATGTTCCTCAGTTCCAGCGTGGTAAAACAGATTGCCATGTTTGGCGGCGATATATCAAAATGTGTGCCGCAGTGTATTCTGCCGGATATTTTGGACCGCATCTATACAGGAGGAAACAAGGATGAGTGA
- a CDS encoding Cna B-type domain-containing protein, whose protein sequence is MFGPSTGRVGCKQEQKGERIVVKQGLKQQIQGYLADHKKKKRFVALLLILSACTVMGVFGTTLRPAISMEKTSSNPITSAVAAETGGTDFGQYITSATVKVQNGSSWGTPTQTITQGDKVKVAIDYTLPADVATKIKEGNRTITYQLPTNIKPDTEQNGNVTDKTGKIIGTYKITTDGFISITFDENFVADGQEFSGDIQYKGTASMETDGKSETATIGVAGKGGTTITVNKKTDLSMTKTGKLQPDGKTIAYTLTASTTNGTDGTVTISDAFQSKPDGLAYDAKSFSITKVDANGQSVSVSATPTFSNNSSGNPIFEIKDLPELAASEKYVVFYNATVTPQLSSTGATVNNSATATSGKDSSKQGFNVTISNKVISKSGYQDSSDGKIHWTITVNPDKVDIEGAVLSDTITTNDGSHATLPDTVTMKTSNGTETQVKLPYTFPKGSKDTYTVTYTTDVPTGTGGTTTKVTNDAKITKDNKDYDASTDVTVNHKAVSVEKFFDKETNATESGADYNWKSVINLPEGGVKPVDNFVYTDTITDPEGHTGVHFTTAAMLQQLQVTAGSTTLKRGTDYKLYKADGTTEITDFTDTAHLQGFQIKLLTAQTSDLTVTYATHATYTGMQAGDTWKFSNTGAVPGKSSKADHSHTVEKPLEKQISTNNGVTTSYQGGDKTLEYKQIGNTLYYRILLHVGKTNDAVDLTDVLPTGANLVDGSVSAGIYVNDYYTKTKSGNYDFTAANNVTATMSGTNLKIHIAGGYNSDSADDLKLVVTYKLSIKDDPSWTDNKTEKKEYTNKVTWGTNTDSQTTTVKRETSDVVKTGSQLLDANGNPTNTVEYNIVVNPLGKDLSTGADTIRLKDNLNLGNAAGAELLVDKVALYQYDSTKPDNRGEKLDRSKYSYQYDDINHILTFTLPDSTPCVLVYDYNFDRGSAAGDISLSNSVELTGSKATKSDNTVDLKNSDSSATATKKQITIYKVDGNDYAKLLQGAQFTLQQYTKDSNGTYSWSNVQTGLTTDAEGKIVLDLRDETIKLQNNVLYRLHETKAPEGYGIAQVDSYFVWMAEGKTADDTKNAMSQAGMGGISDSQIHFFSNNGGGMYISDTCTSVSVRKVWQTTDGKPYTPTDGTNVQFQLYRQAKKLNGNTVTLVTKKTQNGQQIEVSTSKLVLADGSSLTVNISQWNAKFTIFQDGNTVASLSPSSQSGTASYTFNQIKTDTTITVTTNQWDSPTVTSSGYTLATAYVDAGDKTAVGDPVTLNAKDSWQYAWPNLDNIDPNGSNYYYTVEEVGPYSYAVSYSNNKGIQTGEIVATNTVTPSYILPLTGGFGTRKVYLAGSLLLLLAGFSYLIHKRKQKGRGTA, encoded by the coding sequence GTGTTTGGCCCCTCAACCGGGCGGGTGGGTTGTAAGCAGGAACAAAAAGGAGAGCGTATTGTTGTGAAACAAGGTTTAAAGCAGCAGATTCAAGGCTACTTGGCAGACCATAAGAAAAAGAAACGCTTTGTAGCGTTGTTGTTGATTCTTTCGGCCTGTACTGTTATGGGTGTTTTTGGCACAACACTGCGCCCTGCCATCAGTATGGAAAAAACGTCTTCCAATCCAATAACGTCAGCCGTGGCAGCAGAAACAGGTGGAACCGACTTTGGGCAGTATATTACCAGTGCTACCGTGAAGGTGCAGAATGGAAGCAGCTGGGGAACCCCCACCCAAACCATTACACAGGGCGATAAAGTGAAAGTAGCAATCGACTATACTCTGCCGGCAGATGTTGCTACAAAGATAAAGGAAGGCAATCGCACCATTACTTATCAGCTTCCGACAAATATTAAGCCGGATACAGAGCAAAACGGAAATGTTACTGATAAAACCGGTAAAATAATTGGTACATATAAAATTACTACAGACGGCTTTATCAGTATTACGTTTGATGAAAATTTCGTTGCAGACGGACAGGAATTTTCCGGAGATATTCAATATAAGGGAACTGCTTCCATGGAAACGGATGGAAAGTCGGAAACAGCCACAATCGGTGTTGCCGGAAAAGGCGGTACCACGATTACCGTCAATAAAAAAACGGACCTTTCCATGACGAAGACAGGCAAGCTTCAACCTGACGGGAAAACAATTGCTTATACACTGACTGCTTCTACAACGAATGGGACAGATGGCACCGTTACTATTTCCGATGCGTTTCAAAGCAAACCAGACGGTCTTGCGTATGATGCGAAGAGCTTCAGCATTACCAAGGTCGATGCAAATGGACAATCGGTTTCTGTTTCGGCAACTCCCACTTTTTCAAATAATTCAAGTGGAAATCCGATTTTTGAAATCAAAGATTTGCCAGAGCTTGCCGCCAGCGAAAAATATGTAGTTTTCTATAACGCTACAGTTACGCCACAGCTTAGCAGTACAGGTGCAACGGTTAACAATAGTGCGACAGCCACAAGCGGGAAGGACTCTTCCAAACAAGGATTTAATGTTACCATTTCCAATAAAGTAATAAGCAAGAGTGGATATCAAGATTCTTCTGACGGTAAAATTCATTGGACCATTACGGTGAATCCAGACAAAGTCGATATTGAGGGCGCTGTGCTGAGTGACACCATAACAACCAACGATGGTTCACATGCTACTCTGCCTGATACAGTGACCATGAAAACATCAAACGGCACTGAAACGCAAGTGAAGCTTCCCTATACTTTTCCAAAGGGTTCTAAAGATACGTATACCGTTACCTATACGACAGACGTGCCAACAGGAACCGGTGGAACTACAACAAAAGTAACAAATGACGCGAAGATTACGAAAGACAACAAAGATTACGACGCTTCAACGGATGTTACAGTAAATCACAAAGCTGTTAGTGTTGAAAAATTTTTTGATAAAGAAACCAACGCCACAGAGAGTGGTGCTGATTACAACTGGAAATCTGTTATCAACCTACCGGAGGGCGGTGTGAAACCGGTAGACAATTTCGTCTATACAGATACGATTACCGACCCGGAGGGACATACCGGTGTACACTTTACCACGGCCGCTATGCTGCAGCAACTGCAAGTGACAGCAGGCTCAACAACGCTGAAAAGGGGTACAGATTATAAACTGTACAAAGCAGACGGCACAACTGAAATTACAGACTTTACGGATACTGCACATCTGCAGGGATTCCAAATAAAACTCCTTACTGCGCAGACCAGTGACCTTACTGTTACTTATGCGACCCACGCGACTTATACCGGCATGCAAGCAGGGGATACTTGGAAGTTCAGCAACACTGGTGCGGTACCTGGAAAGTCAAGTAAGGCAGACCATAGCCATACGGTGGAAAAACCGCTGGAAAAACAGATAAGTACAAATAATGGTGTGACTACTTCCTATCAGGGTGGTGACAAAACACTGGAGTACAAACAGATTGGCAATACCCTCTATTATCGTATTTTGCTGCATGTAGGAAAGACAAATGATGCCGTTGATTTAACAGATGTTCTGCCTACAGGAGCTAATTTAGTAGACGGTTCTGTATCAGCCGGCATTTATGTGAATGATTATTATACAAAAACAAAAAGTGGAAACTATGATTTTACAGCGGCTAATAACGTAACGGCAACTATGAGCGGCACGAACTTGAAGATTCATATTGCAGGGGGATATAACTCGGATAGTGCAGATGATTTGAAGCTGGTTGTAACCTACAAGCTCTCCATAAAAGACGACCCGAGTTGGACTGACAACAAAACTGAGAAAAAGGAGTATACCAATAAAGTCACTTGGGGGACAAATACGGACTCGCAGACTACTACCGTCAAGCGCGAAACTTCAGATGTTGTAAAGACAGGCAGTCAGCTTTTGGATGCAAACGGCAATCCCACAAATACTGTGGAGTACAACATAGTAGTGAATCCGCTGGGCAAAGACCTTTCAACAGGTGCTGATACCATTCGGCTGAAGGATAACTTAAATCTTGGCAACGCGGCCGGTGCGGAACTACTGGTAGATAAAGTTGCCCTTTACCAGTATGACAGTACAAAACCGGATAATCGTGGCGAGAAGCTAGATCGCTCTAAGTATTCTTATCAGTATGATGATATTAATCATATACTGACCTTTACTTTGCCGGACAGTACCCCCTGTGTCTTGGTTTACGACTATAATTTTGACCGTGGCAGCGCCGCCGGCGATATCAGCCTTAGCAATAGCGTAGAGCTTACCGGCAGCAAAGCAACAAAATCAGATAATACAGTTGATTTAAAGAATTCGGACTCCTCCGCAACAGCGACGAAAAAACAGATTACTATTTATAAAGTGGACGGTAACGACTATGCCAAGTTGCTGCAAGGCGCACAATTTACACTGCAGCAATATACAAAGGACAGCAATGGCACATACTCTTGGTCAAATGTTCAAACGGGGCTTACAACCGATGCAGAAGGCAAAATTGTACTAGACCTGAGAGATGAAACGATAAAGCTGCAAAACAATGTCCTTTACCGCCTACACGAGACAAAGGCACCTGAGGGCTATGGAATAGCCCAGGTTGACAGCTACTTTGTATGGATGGCAGAAGGAAAGACTGCAGACGATACGAAGAATGCTATGTCACAAGCAGGTATGGGCGGCATTAGTGACAGCCAAATTCACTTCTTTTCCAACAACGGTGGCGGTATGTACATTTCGGATACCTGCACTTCAGTATCAGTGCGTAAAGTTTGGCAGACAACAGATGGTAAACCCTATACGCCAACGGATGGCACAAATGTGCAGTTCCAGCTTTACCGCCAGGCGAAAAAGCTGAATGGCAACACGGTAACGCTGGTTACGAAAAAAACACAAAATGGGCAGCAGATTGAAGTTTCAACTTCAAAACTGGTGCTTGCGGATGGTAGTAGCCTTACAGTAAATATAAGTCAGTGGAATGCAAAATTCACAATTTTTCAAGATGGAAACACGGTTGCCTCACTGAGTCCTTCTTCACAATCCGGTACAGCTTCTTACACATTCAACCAGATTAAAACTGACACGACAATTACGGTAACGACAAACCAATGGGACTCGCCTACTGTTACCAGCAGTGGTTACACTTTAGCAACTGCCTATGTTGACGCAGGCGACAAAACAGCAGTAGGTGACCCTGTTACGCTGAATGCAAAAGATAGTTGGCAGTATGCATGGCCAAACTTAGACAATATAGACCCCAACGGGAGTAATTATTATTATACAGTGGAAGAAGTTGGTCCCTACAGTTACGCAGTCAGTTATTCCAATAATAAAGGAATACAGACCGGCGAAATTGTGGCAACTAATACAGTGACTCCCAGTTATATTTTGCCGCTGACTGGCGGCTTCGGCACGCGTAAAGTTTACTTAGCCGGCAGTCTGCTGCTCCTTTTAGCAGGTTTCTCATATTTGATTCATAAGCGGAAACAAAAGGGAAGGGGGACGGCTTGA
- a CDS encoding HPr family phosphocarrier protein has translation MCVKEVLVQNQVGLHARPATFFIQKANEYKSSIWVEKEERRVNAKSLLGVLSLGIVGGTTIRIIADGPDEEEAVSSLVDLVKSGFAE, from the coding sequence ATGTGTGTGAAAGAAGTATTAGTACAGAATCAGGTAGGATTGCATGCCCGCCCGGCTACATTTTTCATTCAGAAAGCAAATGAGTACAAATCCTCTATCTGGGTCGAGAAAGAAGAGCGCCGCGTAAACGCAAAGAGCCTTTTGGGTGTTTTGTCCCTCGGTATCGTTGGTGGTACCACAATCCGCATTATTGCAGACGGTCCCGATGAAGAAGAGGCTGTCAGCAGCCTGGTTGATCTTGTCAAATCCGGCTTTGCTGAATAA
- a CDS encoding EamA family transporter yields the protein MWILYAFGSAFFAGITAVLAKIGIRNVNSHLATALRTIVVLAFAWLMVAIVGSGSQISSLSAYTWTFLVLSGLATGASWICYFRALQLGDVNKVAPIDKSSTVLTMILAFLFLQEPFSANMLLGMILILAGTMLMIQKKEGVAPAAGQNKSWIVWAVLSAVFASLTAILGKVGIQGVESNLGTAIRTVVVLALAWGIVFARGLQKGIPSIDKKSWIFLALSGLATGLSWMCYYRALQESKASMVAPIDKLSILVTVFFSWLLLKEKLSRKAAVGLALLTGGTLLLLVHF from the coding sequence ATGTGGATCCTTTATGCTTTTGGTTCAGCTTTTTTCGCCGGCATCACAGCGGTGCTTGCAAAAATCGGTATTCGTAATGTAAACTCACATTTGGCTACGGCGCTGCGCACCATTGTGGTGCTGGCTTTTGCGTGGCTGATGGTGGCAATCGTAGGTTCCGGCAGCCAGATATCCAGCTTGTCGGCATATACGTGGACTTTCCTTGTCCTTTCCGGTTTGGCGACAGGCGCCAGCTGGATCTGCTATTTCCGTGCACTGCAGCTGGGCGATGTCAACAAAGTTGCGCCGATAGATAAATCCAGCACTGTGCTGACGATGATTCTTGCATTTTTGTTTTTACAGGAACCATTTTCCGCAAATATGCTGCTGGGTATGATTCTAATCCTTGCGGGAACAATGCTGATGATACAGAAAAAAGAGGGCGTCGCCCCGGCTGCCGGCCAAAATAAAAGCTGGATTGTCTGGGCAGTGCTTTCGGCCGTGTTTGCAAGCCTGACGGCGATTCTCGGCAAAGTCGGTATTCAGGGGGTAGAGTCCAACCTTGGCACAGCAATTCGCACGGTTGTTGTGCTGGCGCTGGCTTGGGGAATTGTGTTTGCCCGCGGGCTGCAGAAAGGCATTCCCTCGATTGATAAGAAAAGCTGGATTTTCTTGGCACTTTCTGGCCTTGCAACCGGTTTGTCATGGATGTGCTACTACCGTGCCCTGCAGGAAAGCAAAGCGAGCATGGTTGCGCCGATTGATAAACTTTCTATTTTGGTAACCGTCTTTTTCTCTTGGCTTCTCTTAAAGGAAAAACTCAGCCGCAAAGCGGCGGTGGGGCTGGCTCTGCTCACTGGCGGCACGCTGCTGCTTTTGGTCCACTTTTAA
- a CDS encoding SPFH/Band 7/PHB domain protein — protein sequence MNAATLTLIVIVVILLWILISNIKIVPQAHSYVVERLGAFHADWRTGLHFKIPFIEKVSRKVSLKEQVIDFPPQPVITKDNVTMQIDTVVYFQITDPKLYAYGVERPLSAIENLSATTLRNIIGDLELDHTLTSRDFINTKIRTILDEATDAWGIKVNRVELKNILPPKEIQDSMEKQMKAERERRARILEAEGQKQSAILVAEGEKESTILRADAKKEAMIRESQGQAEAVRQVQHAYADALKMLNEANPTDRVIALKSLEAFQKAADGKATKIIIPSDLQGVAGLAASIKELVTEPKDSDRAEK from the coding sequence ATGAACGCAGCAACGCTCACTTTAATTGTAATTGTTGTTATTTTACTTTGGATTTTAATTTCTAATATCAAAATCGTACCACAGGCGCACTCTTATGTAGTGGAACGCCTGGGTGCATTTCATGCCGACTGGAGGACCGGCCTGCACTTTAAGATCCCATTTATCGAAAAAGTTTCGAGAAAAGTTTCTTTAAAAGAGCAGGTTATAGATTTTCCACCGCAGCCGGTTATTACCAAAGACAATGTTACTATGCAGATCGATACTGTGGTGTACTTTCAGATTACCGACCCAAAGCTTTACGCTTATGGCGTAGAGCGCCCGCTTTCTGCGATTGAAAATCTTTCCGCGACGACCTTGCGCAACATTATCGGCGACCTGGAACTGGACCATACGCTTACCAGCCGCGACTTCATCAACACTAAGATTCGCACCATTTTAGATGAGGCGACCGATGCCTGGGGCATTAAGGTCAACCGCGTAGAGCTGAAAAACATTCTGCCACCGAAAGAAATCCAGGACAGCATGGAGAAGCAGATGAAGGCAGAGCGCGAGCGCCGTGCCCGCATTTTGGAGGCTGAGGGTCAAAAGCAGAGTGCAATCCTTGTCGCCGAGGGCGAAAAAGAGAGCACAATTCTGCGTGCAGACGCAAAGAAAGAAGCAATGATTCGTGAGTCACAGGGCCAGGCAGAGGCTGTCCGCCAGGTGCAGCATGCTTATGCAGATGCTTTGAAGATGCTGAATGAAGCGAACCCGACTGACCGTGTTATCGCGCTGAAAAGTCTGGAGGCTTTCCAGAAAGCAGCTGACGGCAAGGCAACCAAGATTATCATTCCGTCCGACCTGCAGGGAGTTGCAGGCCTTGCCGCTTCTATTAAAGAGTTGGTGACTGAGCCAAAAGACAGCGACAGAGCAGAAAAATAA
- the lepB gene encoding signal peptidase I, translating to MNERDRPTTLQIQEELKRERHKGDYGKTLRTTIYVLLVVAAATVLLATLFFPVLQVTGTSMEPTMETGQIVVALKGSKFRQGDIVAFYYNNKVLLKRVIGNAGDQIDIKKDGTVYVNGKALSEPYLKVKSYGQPEITYPYQVPDGKIFVLGDHRATSLDSRSKSIGCIPQELIVGRIIFRVWPLNRAGGL from the coding sequence ATGAATGAAAGGGACAGACCTACTACGCTTCAGATACAAGAAGAACTGAAACGTGAGCGACATAAAGGCGACTATGGTAAAACGCTGCGTACAACCATTTATGTTTTGCTGGTGGTTGCGGCAGCAACAGTATTGCTTGCAACATTGTTTTTTCCGGTGTTGCAAGTCACGGGAACCAGCATGGAGCCAACTATGGAAACCGGGCAGATTGTAGTGGCACTGAAGGGTTCTAAGTTTCGCCAAGGCGATATTGTAGCCTTTTACTATAATAACAAAGTGCTGCTGAAACGCGTGATTGGAAACGCTGGTGACCAGATAGATATAAAGAAAGACGGTACAGTTTATGTTAATGGAAAGGCTCTCTCAGAGCCGTACTTAAAAGTGAAAAGCTATGGCCAGCCGGAAATAACCTATCCTTACCAAGTGCCAGATGGCAAAATCTTTGTATTGGGCGACCACCGGGCTACCTCTTTAGATAGCCGCTCAAAGTCGATCGGCTGTATTCCGCAGGAATTGATCGTAGGCAGGATTATTTTCCGTGTTTGGCCCCTCAACCGGGCGGGTGGGTTGTAA
- a CDS encoding NfeD family protein, with protein sequence MGEQLTTAMPYVWLAVVVVAAVVEGLTVQLVSVWFAVGGIVAAVAAFFGADVTVQITLFIVVSAVLLLCTRPFAKRMSHFQKTDTNADRCIGKTGVVTEEICNSADRGLIKVLGSVWTARSEDGSDIPAGANVTVLRIEGVKAIVRRS encoded by the coding sequence ATGGGAGAGCAGCTGACAACGGCCATGCCGTATGTATGGCTGGCAGTGGTTGTGGTTGCGGCAGTTGTAGAGGGCCTTACCGTGCAGTTGGTCAGTGTCTGGTTTGCGGTTGGCGGTATTGTGGCAGCGGTTGCGGCGTTTTTCGGCGCAGATGTCACTGTACAGATTACGCTTTTTATTGTGGTTTCTGCGGTGCTGCTGCTGTGCACGCGGCCGTTTGCCAAGCGTATGTCCCACTTCCAGAAAACAGACACCAATGCTGACCGCTGTATTGGCAAAACAGGCGTTGTTACGGAAGAAATCTGCAACAGCGCTGACCGCGGCCTCATCAAAGTCCTGGGTAGCGTATGGACTGCACGCTCGGAAGACGGCAGTGATATTCCTGCAGGAGCTAATGTTACAGTTCTGCGTATTGAAGGCGTAAAAGCAATCGTTCGGCGAAGCTGA